The following are from one region of the Melaminivora suipulveris genome:
- the map gene encoding type I methionyl aminopeptidase, with product MSITPKDAQAIAGMREAGRLASEVLDAITPHIQPGMTTNDVDRLAAECMARQGTRSATLGYQPPGYPPYPKSLCTSLNNVVCHGIPNDKALKKGDIMNVDVTVITPDGWYGDTSRMFLIGECSIAAKRLVQLTYESMWLGIQQVKPGARLGDIGHAIQKFAEGHGLSVVREFCGHGIGDKFHEDPQVLHYGRPGTGEVLVPGMTFTIEPMLNIGRREVKEHGNDGWTIVTKDHSLSAQWEHTVLVTDTGYEVLTLSDGYPALPAFVTATAT from the coding sequence ATGAGCATCACCCCAAAAGACGCCCAGGCCATCGCTGGCATGCGCGAGGCCGGCCGGCTGGCCTCCGAAGTGCTGGACGCCATCACGCCGCACATCCAGCCCGGCATGACCACCAACGACGTGGACCGCCTGGCCGCCGAATGCATGGCGCGCCAGGGCACGCGCTCGGCCACGCTGGGCTACCAGCCGCCGGGCTACCCGCCGTATCCGAAGTCGCTGTGCACATCGCTGAACAACGTGGTCTGCCATGGCATTCCGAACGACAAGGCTCTGAAGAAGGGCGACATCATGAACGTCGACGTCACCGTCATCACTCCCGATGGCTGGTACGGCGACACCAGCCGCATGTTCCTGATCGGCGAGTGCTCCATCGCTGCCAAACGCCTGGTGCAGTTGACGTACGAGTCGATGTGGCTGGGCATCCAGCAGGTCAAGCCCGGCGCGCGCCTGGGCGACATCGGCCACGCCATCCAGAAATTCGCCGAGGGCCACGGCCTGTCGGTGGTGCGCGAGTTCTGCGGCCACGGCATCGGCGACAAGTTCCACGAAGACCCGCAGGTGCTGCACTACGGCCGCCCCGGCACGGGCGAGGTGCTGGTGCCGGGCATGACCTTCACCATCGAGCCCATGCTCAACATCGGCCGGCGCGAGGTCAAGGAGCATGGCAACGACGGCTGGACCATCGTCACCAAGGACCACAGCCTGTCGGCGCAGTGGGAGCACACGGTACTGGTGACCGACACCGGCTACGAAGTGCTGACCCTCTCGGACGGCTACCCCGCCCTGCCCGCCTTCGTGACCGCCACGGCCACCTGA
- the purL gene encoding phosphoribosylformylglycinamidine synthase — protein sequence MTLHITSFEGGNALTPFRARQLLPLLAAIHPKITGIAARHVHLVAQDAAPDAASRTRLAALLSYGDPYAGPTDGPALYVTPRLGTVSPWASKATDIAHNCGLGVRRVERITEYRISLKSGLLGGTPELTAQQLQQIAALLHDRMTESVVASLTEAEGLFTELQAEPMAFVDVVAGGQAALEHANTAWGLALADDEIDYLVEAFKRLGRNPTDVELMMFAQANSEHCRHKIFNAQFTIDGAPQEKSLFGMIRHTEATSPRHTIVAYADNASIMEGNTVEQFLAKFDGSRRESIAPSYQKESALQHVLMKVETHNHPTAISPFPGASTGAGGEIRDEGATGRGSRPKAGLTGFTVSRLWGSEVGRPAHIASPLQIMTEGPLGGAAFNNEFGRPNLTGYFREYEQSVDGVLRGYHKPIMIAGGLGSIDARQTHKIEFPAGTLLIQLGGPGMRIGMGGGAASSMASGTNAAELDFDSVQRGNPEIERRAQEVINHCWAQGEANPILAIHDVGAGGLSNAFPELVNDAGRGARFDLRAVPLEESGLAAKEIWSNESQERYVLAIAPESLAQLTAFCERERCPFAVIGTATEERQLVLEDTAAAATDAQRLPVDMPMDVLLGKPPRMHRDVQSVMREVQPLNVDGVALQQAVIDVLAHPTVASKRFLVTIGDRTVGGLTHRDQMVGPWQVPVADVAVTLADYQGFAGEAMAMGERTPLAALDAPASGRMAVAESITNLLAAPIELPRVKLSANWMAACGEPGEDAALYETVKAVGMELCPQLGVSIPVGKDSLSMRTQWTNEAGAQQKVTSPVSLIVTAFATLQDVRGTLTPQLDAQKDDTTLVLVDLSRGKMRMGGSILAQVLQQPGGAVPDLDDAKDLIALVDAVNALRRDGLILAYHDRSDGGLLAAAAEMAFAGHVGVALNVDMLVTEGDGINDSLMDAGDAKNWASQVSGRRDELTLRALFNEELGAVLQVRTQERNQVMQVLRAHGLSACSHFIGKTRPASSAIDEGKGELQVWRDAKKIFAAQLSDLHQVWDAVSWQICQQRDNPACADSEHAAAGDPQDPGLHVHLTFDPLEDVAAPFLNLARPRVAVLREQGVNSHVEMAYAFTAAGFEAFDVHMSDLQAGRAELSQFAGIVACGGFSYGDTLGAGIGWARSITFNERLSEQFQQFFARADTFGLGVCNGCQMFAELADIIPGAQDWPRFTTNQSHRFEARLSQVEVLDSPSIFFAGMAGSRLPIAVAHGEGYANFQWRGHEERVLRTMRFVDHHGQPTERYPFNPNGGGAGLTGVTTADGRFTALMPHPERVFRNIQMSWTDLAATGGQDAFSPWMRIWRNARRWVG from the coding sequence GTGACCTTGCACATCACTTCGTTCGAGGGCGGCAATGCCCTGACCCCCTTTCGCGCCCGGCAACTGCTGCCCCTGCTGGCGGCCATCCACCCGAAGATCACCGGCATCGCCGCGCGCCACGTGCACCTGGTGGCGCAGGATGCGGCGCCGGACGCCGCCAGCCGCACACGCCTGGCCGCGCTGCTGAGCTATGGCGATCCATATGCCGGCCCCACGGACGGCCCGGCGCTGTACGTCACGCCGCGCCTGGGGACGGTCTCGCCCTGGGCCTCCAAGGCCACCGACATCGCGCACAACTGCGGCCTTGGCGTGCGCCGCGTCGAGCGCATCACCGAATACCGCATCAGCCTGAAAAGCGGCCTGCTGGGCGGCACGCCCGAGCTGACGGCGCAGCAGCTGCAGCAGATCGCCGCGCTGCTGCACGACCGCATGACCGAATCGGTGGTGGCGAGCCTGACCGAAGCCGAGGGGCTGTTCACCGAGCTGCAGGCCGAGCCGATGGCCTTCGTCGATGTGGTGGCCGGCGGGCAAGCGGCGCTCGAACATGCCAACACGGCCTGGGGCCTGGCGCTGGCAGACGACGAGATCGACTACCTGGTCGAGGCTTTCAAGAGGTTGGGCCGCAACCCCACCGACGTGGAGCTGATGATGTTCGCCCAGGCCAACAGCGAGCACTGCCGGCACAAGATCTTCAACGCCCAGTTCACCATCGACGGCGCGCCGCAGGAGAAATCCCTGTTCGGCATGATCCGCCACACCGAGGCCACCTCGCCCCGGCACACCATCGTCGCCTATGCCGACAACGCCTCCATCATGGAAGGCAACACCGTCGAGCAATTTTTGGCCAAATTCGATGGCAGTCGGCGTGAATCAATCGCACCTAGCTACCAAAAAGAGAGCGCCCTGCAGCACGTGCTGATGAAGGTGGAGACGCATAACCACCCCACGGCCATCTCGCCCTTCCCTGGCGCGTCCACCGGCGCTGGCGGCGAGATCCGCGACGAGGGCGCGACGGGCCGCGGCTCCAGGCCCAAGGCGGGCCTGACGGGCTTCACCGTCTCCAGGCTGTGGGGCAGCGAAGTCGGCCGGCCGGCGCACATCGCGAGTCCCTTGCAGATCATGACCGAGGGCCCGCTGGGCGGGGCGGCGTTCAACAACGAGTTTGGCCGGCCCAACCTGACCGGGTACTTCCGCGAGTACGAGCAAAGCGTGGACGGCGTGCTGCGCGGCTACCACAAGCCCATCATGATCGCCGGCGGCTTAGGGTCCATCGACGCGCGCCAGACGCACAAGATCGAGTTCCCCGCCGGCACGCTGCTGATCCAGCTGGGCGGGCCGGGCATGCGCATCGGCATGGGCGGCGGCGCGGCCAGCTCCATGGCCAGCGGCACCAACGCCGCCGAGCTGGACTTCGACTCGGTGCAGCGCGGCAACCCCGAGATCGAGCGGCGCGCGCAGGAAGTCATCAACCATTGCTGGGCGCAGGGTGAAGCCAACCCCATCCTGGCGATTCACGACGTGGGCGCGGGCGGGCTGTCCAACGCCTTCCCCGAACTTGTCAACGACGCCGGCCGCGGCGCGCGCTTCGACCTGCGCGCCGTGCCGCTGGAGGAGTCGGGCCTGGCTGCTAAGGAAATCTGGAGCAATGAGAGCCAGGAGCGCTACGTGCTGGCGATTGCGCCCGAGTCGCTGGCGCAATTGACGGCCTTTTGCGAGCGCGAGCGCTGCCCGTTCGCCGTGATCGGCACGGCCACCGAGGAGCGCCAGCTGGTGCTGGAGGACACGGCCGCGGCGGCGACTGATGCGCAGCGTCTGCCCGTGGACATGCCCATGGACGTGCTGCTGGGCAAGCCCCCGCGCATGCATCGCGATGTGCAAAGCGTCATGCGCGAGGTGCAGCCCCTGAACGTCGATGGCGTGGCTTTGCAGCAGGCCGTGATCGACGTGCTGGCGCACCCGACGGTGGCCAGCAAACGCTTTTTGGTGACCATCGGCGACCGCACCGTGGGCGGCCTCACGCACCGCGACCAGATGGTCGGCCCCTGGCAGGTGCCCGTCGCCGACGTGGCCGTGACGCTGGCCGACTACCAGGGCTTTGCCGGCGAAGCCATGGCCATGGGCGAGCGCACACCGCTGGCGGCGCTGGACGCGCCGGCGTCCGGCCGCATGGCCGTGGCAGAAAGCATCACCAACCTGCTGGCCGCGCCGATCGAGCTGCCGCGCGTGAAGCTCTCGGCCAACTGGATGGCGGCCTGCGGCGAGCCGGGCGAGGATGCCGCACTGTACGAGACCGTCAAGGCTGTCGGCATGGAGCTGTGCCCGCAACTGGGCGTCTCCATCCCGGTGGGCAAGGACAGCCTGTCGATGCGCACGCAGTGGACGAATGAAGCCGGCGCGCAGCAAAAAGTCACCTCGCCCGTCAGCCTGATCGTCACGGCGTTTGCCACGCTGCAGGACGTGCGCGGCACGCTCACGCCGCAGCTGGATGCGCAAAAGGACGACACCACGCTGGTGCTGGTCGACCTGTCGCGCGGCAAGATGCGCATGGGCGGCTCCATCCTGGCGCAGGTGCTTCAGCAACCGGGCGGTGCCGTGCCCGATCTGGACGACGCCAAGGACCTGATCGCCCTGGTCGACGCCGTGAACGCGCTGCGCCGGGATGGCCTGATCCTGGCCTACCACGACCGCAGCGACGGCGGCCTGCTGGCCGCGGCCGCCGAGATGGCCTTTGCCGGCCACGTCGGCGTGGCGCTGAACGTGGACATGCTGGTGACCGAGGGCGACGGCATCAACGACAGCCTGATGGACGCGGGCGACGCCAAGAACTGGGCCAGCCAGGTCAGCGGCCGGCGCGATGAACTCACGCTGCGCGCGCTGTTCAACGAGGAGCTCGGCGCCGTGCTGCAGGTGCGCACGCAAGAGCGCAACCAGGTCATGCAGGTGCTGCGCGCCCATGGTCTGTCCGCGTGCAGTCACTTCATCGGCAAGACGCGCCCGGCCAGCAGCGCCATCGACGAGGGCAAGGGCGAGCTGCAGGTCTGGCGCGACGCGAAAAAGATCTTTGCCGCGCAGCTGTCCGACCTGCACCAGGTCTGGGACGCCGTGAGCTGGCAGATCTGCCAGCAGCGCGACAACCCCGCATGTGCAGATAGCGAGCACGCCGCCGCCGGCGACCCGCAGGACCCCGGCCTGCACGTGCACCTGACCTTCGACCCGCTGGAGGACGTCGCCGCGCCTTTCCTCAACCTGGCGCGCCCGCGCGTGGCCGTGCTGCGCGAGCAGGGCGTGAACTCGCACGTCGAGATGGCCTACGCCTTCACGGCAGCCGGCTTCGAGGCCTTCGACGTGCACATGAGCGACCTGCAGGCCGGCCGCGCCGAGCTCTCGCAGTTCGCCGGCATCGTCGCCTGCGGCGGGTTCAGCTACGGCGACACGCTGGGCGCGGGCATCGGCTGGGCGCGCTCGATCACCTTCAACGAGCGCCTGTCCGAGCAGTTCCAGCAGTTCTTCGCCCGCGCTGACACCTTCGGCCTGGGCGTGTGCAATGGCTGCCAGATGTTCGCGGAGCTGGCCGACATCATCCCCGGCGCGCAGGACTGGCCGCGCTTTACCACCAACCAGAGCCACCGCTTCGAGGCGCGCCTGTCGCAGGTCGAGGTGCTCGATTCGCCCAGCATCTTCTTTGCCGGCATGGCCGGCAGCCGCCTGCCAATTGCCGTGGCGCATGGCGAGGGCTATGCCAACTTCCAGTGGCGCGGCCACGAGGAGCGCGTGCTGCGCACCATGCGCTTCGTCGACCACCACGGCCAGCCGACCGAGCGCTACCCCTTCAACCCCAACGGCGGCGGCGCCGGCCTGACCGGTGTGACCACGGCAGACGGGCGCTTCACCGCGCTCATGCCGCATCCCGAGCGGGTCTTCCGCAACATCCAGATGAGCTGGACGGACCTGGCAGCCACCGGCGGCCAGGATGCCTTCAGCCCGTGGATGCGCATCTGGCGCAACGCGCGCCGCTGGGTGGGATAA